ACTCCAATAATAATTTGCATATTTTTTTATACCACTTCTTTTTTCATATCCCTCAAAAGAAACTGTTTTCTTTTCGTTGTGCTTACACATTTCATCAATATGCCTACGCCTATTGATGCTACATAATAAAAAAAGCCTGGAATTAATTCCAGGCTTTTAGAATTAAAATTCTAAATCAAAACATCCAGGCCAGACCGATATTCACTCCGTAATCATTACTAATGCGGCCGGCAATAATATCCACAGCAAATTCCTCACGCGCATAGTACCGTACCCCTGCGTAATAATTTTCTATACCCAACCAGTCCGGCAAAGAATCATAAACCAGACTTAAATAAAGTATCTCCGGATCAATCTCAATTTCCAGGGCAGTCCGCGCCCCAAATTCAATCCCGGAATACTCGTCTTCCGCAGAATTTTTTCGTCCGCTCTGGTATTCCATAAGTGCCGCGACATGAACGGAAAAATAATTGAAAAAATCCTCTATGGCGGATTTGGCATCCAGCGCCTTTGCCATGGAACCCAGCCACTTTGAAAATATCACTGCGGTTCCGAATCGGTTTCCCCGAAAAACATTCAACCGCTCATCCGTGTTGGTCCTATGATTCATAAAACGCCAGCCCGCTTCCAAGGCAATCGCCGGACGGGTCTCAGCCGCCAGTTCAGAACGAAATGCATAACGAAATTTAATGCCCGAGGTATAACTTGCTCCTTGCACGGTAAGTTTGGCATTAACCATCACCTGCTGCATGGCACCCCAATTCAACCCGGCCTCAATTCCCGGCGGCTCATGCAACAACAGTCCCAAATTGACTTCCGTGGCATCCAGCTCCGGAATATAAGCTGAAAAAGAATACGGTAAAAACTGGCGAACATGCTGCGCAATCATTGTATTACTTCGAAACATTTCACTTTTTTGCGCCACCTTGGAAATGGACATCTCAATTGGGGCCGGTTCCCCGATGGGATAAGGCTCTCCCGGCGGCATTGTTTCCGGTGTAAATGGGCTGATTTCCCGGTCAACCGGGATCGGGTCCATTAATAACGTATCCTCGTCCACCGGTGTTGCCTCTAATAGTTCATCACTTTGCTCCTGATAAATATCCGCAGGATCAGCAACCGTCCCGAATGCCTGCTCCGCTGCAAAAGCACCCCGGGATACCATCAGCCCAATAAAAATCATACTTATCGCATATTTTTTCAAATCCATCATTAAGCGCTTCTTTCCCTAATGGGTTATTTCTTTTTTCTCAAAAAAGGTGCCGCACTTTTTTGTACCGCCGCGACTTTGTCCAATTTCTCCCAGGTAAATGCCGACTGACCAAAGTGGCCGTAGACCGCAGTCTTGCGGTAGCCCGGACGGCGCAATTTCAAATGCGCGATAATGCCCTTGGGTGTAAGTGAAAAATGCTTACGCACTATTTTTTCAATTTCTTTTTCCGGAATCGTATGTGTCCCAAATGTGTTGACCATCACCGAGGTAGGCTCCGCGACACCAATCGCATAAGACAACTGCACTTCACAGCGTTCCGCCAAACGGGCAGCCACAATATTTTTAGCCACATAGCGCGCCATATACGCCGCAGAGCGATCAACCTTGGACGGATCCTTGCCGGAAAAAGCACCTCCGCCGTGACGGCCCATACCACCATAGGTATCCACAATAATCTTCCGGCCGGTCAGACCGGTATCGCCATGCGGTCCGCCCACCACAAATTTCCCGGTCGGATTCACAAAATACTTTGTTTTTTTATCCAACAGTTTTGCCGGAATCATAGGTTTGATCACATCGCGGAGCATGTCCTGCTTAATTTTCATCTGTGACACATTTTCTGCATGCTGGGTGGAAAGCACCACTGCTTCAACACGATAGGGTTTTCCGTTGCGATACTCGATCGAAACCTGCGATTTCCCGTCCGGCCGGAGGTATTTCAATTTTCCCTGCTTGCGGACATCCGCCAGCCGTTTGACCAGCTTATGACTCAACACAATCGGCAAGGGCATATATTCCGGTGTCTCCCGGCTGGCATAGCCAAACATCATTCCCTGATCGCCGGCACCATCACGGTCAACCCCCATGGCGATATCCTCTGACTGAGTATGAATGGTCGAGAGCACCGCACAGGTATTGGCATCAAACCCCGCACTGGTATCGTTGTAACCTATATCGGCAATCACTTTGCGAACAATCGGTTGCACATCCACCACCGCCTTAGTCGTTACCTCGCCGGACACCACCACCAAACCGGTGGTAAGCAATGTTTCACAAGCCACGCGGCTTTTTGGGTCCTGGGCCAACACGGCATCCAAAATAGCATCTGAAATTTGGTCCGCCATTTTATCGGGATGTCCCTCTGTAACTGATTCAGATGTAAAATAAAAATTTCCGTTGTAATCCATGATCGTCCTTCCTTCATTTATTTTCCCTATAAATATGCCCGGACACATTCGCATGCCCGGGCATAACGTGGCTTGAATTATAAAATTGACCGTTCGTGCTGTCAAGCCAAACCGACACTGAATAGCGTACGCCTTTGTTAAAAAAACGGTCCAGACGGATTATTTTTCCGGTATTTTCATAACCATATAAATGGGATAATCCTGCCGCTCAATCTTAATCAATAACTCGTCTCCCGGTTTTAACTTGCCGTAGGCTTGTTCAAGCATCTGACGGTTTTTGACCACCTGCTGGTTAATCTCACGGATAATGTCCCCTGCCTGTATCCCCGCCCCTTCCGCCGGACTTCCCGCCTTGACGGATGTCACCAATACACCTTCCAGATTTTTAGTCCGCAATTGTTTGGCATCGTCTTTAGTAACATCCCTTCCCCGAAAGCCCAACACATCCTTCTCCTGCTTCGGCGGTTTGGCAGCTTGCCTGCTCCCGGCTTTGAGCTTACCCGCAGTATTTGCCTGATCACCGATCTTTATTTTCAAACGCTTGCGGGAACCACTGCGCAGGACTGTCACCCAAATTTTTTCCTTCTTCCGGGTTTTGGCCACCAACCGTTGAAGTTCATTCGGTGTGGCAACCTTCCGCCCATTAAAGCTGACAATAATATCTTTCGGACGCATCCCGGCCCGGTCTGCCGGCCCATTCTCCACCACCGCACTGAGCAGGACCCCTTGGATCTTCCCGACCTTAAACTGCCGCGCCAGTTGCGGGGTCAATTCCTGAATGTAGATACCCAACCACCCCCGCTGGGCTGCACCGGTATTTCGAATATCATTATAAATCCGCTTGGCCATATTGACCGGAATCGCAAATCCAATACCCAAAGACCCTCCCGAGCGACTCACTATCATAGTGTTGATTCCGATCACGTTGCCGGACATATCAATTAACGGCCCGCCTGAATTTCCCGGATTGATCGAAGCATCGGTCTGAATAAACTCATCATAAGGTCCCCTGCCGATGGTACGCCCTTTGGCACTGATAATCCCGGAAGTCACCGTCTGTTCCAGACCGAAAGGACTGCCCATGGCAATCACCCAGTCACCTACCCGGACTTTGTCCGAGTCCCCCATTTCAACCGAAGGCCATTTTTTTCTTCCACTGAGCTTCAGCACAGCCAAGTCCGTGCTGGCATCACTGCCCACCAGCTTAGCTTTATACTCCTTACCGTCCTTGAGCTTCACCAATATCTCATCCGCTTTTTCCACCACATGATTATTAGTCAGCACATAGCCCTCCTGCGCAACAATGACACCGGAACCTAAGCTGGTGCTTTTCTGCGGAGGGGCATTGCGGTAAACTTGCGGCCCAAAAAAATGTTCGAAAAATTCCTGCATCGAAGGATCGCCAAACATATTTTGCGGAGTGCTAAAAGGGCTTTGTACAATCCGAACAGTACTGATATTCACCACTGCCGGACCGGCCTGCTCTGCGACATCGGCAAAACTGACCGGTACCATCTCCGGTGCCGCATGCAAAGTTGTCCGGCCTGCCATCAACACAGCAAACAGAACACCCAGCAGATAAAAAGGTTTCACTGTTTTTTTCATGGGTTGCCACCTCCTGATATTTTGTCACTCTATACTACCAAGTGACTCCGAGATTATATAGTCGATCCTGAAAAAGTCAAATTGGAACTCATTCCCCGATGAAGCCTGGTCAAACGATTGGCCAGGCGGCAGTAGGGAATGGTCGCGACCATCCCCTACTATAGGTTAATACCTGTGCGCATTATTTCTTCAATATCCCCAATATTTTTTGTGCTTTTCAGGATCAATTTCACATTCTTTTCTGACACCCGGCGCTTTATTTCGTTCATAAAAATTTGCAGGTGCGGTGATATTTTACCTGCCAACCCCCTTGCGTCTAAACCGGGACAGCGTCCCTTGGCACAAAAAAGCGCCTCCGCTAATTTTAACGAAGGCGCTTTTGCTTAGAGGCACTGATTATTTATCAACAACTTCATAATCAGCATCCACGGTCTTATCCTCTTCCACCGGATCCGACCCGGCTGATGAGGCCGTGTCGGATGCCTGACCCATTCCCCCGTCCTGACCGGACGGTTGATGCATCTCAGAAGATATTTTCTGTATTTTTTTCTGCACATCCTCTGTGGCAGCTTGAATTGCTTGCGGATCATTGCCTTGAATGGCACTTTTCAAAACCGCCACAGCGCCTTCCACCTCCGCTTTATTTGCCGGACTGATTTTATCCCCACCCTCTTGCAGGGTCTTCTCAACCTGGTAAACCATCTGGTCCCCTTGGTTGCGGGCATCAATGAGCGTACGCTGAACTTTGTCTTCATTGGCATGTGCTTCAGCATCTTTAACCATTTGATCAATATCACTTTGCTCAAGTCCGGAGCTGGCAGTGATCGTAATTTTTTGTTCCTTACCCGTACCCCGATCTTTGGCACTAACATGTAAAATACCATTGGCGTCAATATCAAATGTCACCTCAATCTGAGGGACGCCGCGCGGCGCCGGAGCGATCCCGTCTAAATGGAAATGTCCGATGGTTTTATTATCCCGCGCCATTTCACGCTCTCCCTGGAGCACATGTACCTCAACGGTTGATTGATTATCCGCTGCGGTGGAAAAAACCTCGCTCTTGCGCGTCGGAATGGTTGTATTGCGCTCAATCAACTTTGTCGAGACATTGCCCAATGTCTCGATCCCCAAAGAGAGGGGGGTGACATCAAGCAACAGCACATCTTTAACATCACCTTTTAAGACCCCGGCTTGAATCGCTGCGCCAATCGCAACCACTTCATCCGGATTCACACCCTTATGCGGTTCCTGACTAAAAAACGCCTTGACCTTTTCCTGCACCAAAGGCATGCGGGTCTGGCCACCCACTAAAATAACTTCCTGAATTTCAGAAGTGGTAAGCCCGGCATCGTGCAGTGCCTTTTCCACCGGAATCATGGTCCGCGCCACCAAATCACCAACCAGCTGTTCCAACTTGGCCCGCGTCAAGGTAATATTCAAATGTTTGGGTCCGCTGCTGTCTGCTGTTATAAACGGCAAATTGATCTCGGTTTGCATGGTTGAAGAAAGTTCACACTTTGCCTTTTCGGCACCTTCTTTCAGTCGCTGCAATGCCATTTTGTCTGTCCGAAGGTCCAACCCATTTTCTTTTTTAAATTCCCCGGCCAACCAATCAATAATGACCTGGTCGAAATCATCCCCGCCAAGCTGGGTATCCCCATGGGTCGATTTGACCTCAAAGACCCCGTCACCCAGTTCAAGCACGGAAATATCAAACGTGCCGCCGCCTAAATCGTACACGGCAATTTTTTCATTTTTTTTCTTGTCCAGTCCATAGGCCAGCGAGGCTGCCGTCGGTTCATTGATAATACGCAGCACATCCAAACCGGCAATTTTACCCGCATCCTTGGTGGCCTGTCGCTGGCTGTCATTAAAATACGCCGGGACTGTAATCACGACCTCGGTAACTTTTTCCCCCAAATAACTCTCCGCATCGGTCTTTAATTTTTGCAAAATCATGGCTGAAATTTCCGGAGGGACATACTCCCGCCCCTGCGCAACAACTTGCACATCTCCGTTTTTTCCGGCCTTGGTTTTGTAGGGAACATTGTGTTCATCTTCCCGTGATTCAGCATACTTCCGGCCCATAACTCGTTTGATCGAAAACACCGTGTTCTCCGGATTGGTCACTGCCTGACGTTTGGCGCTTTGACCTACCAACCGCTCGCCGCTTTTCGTAAATCCCACAATCGACGAGGTGGTACGCCCGCCTTCAGCATTCGGAATAACGACCGCCTCGCCTCCCTGCATGACCGCCATACACGAATTGGTCGTTCCCAAATCAATTCCCAGTACTTTTCCCATATCAATCGTCTCCTCTCAAATAGCTTTTATATTTGTTTGATAAAAAAACTCACAGTACTCTAATGCAAAGGGCATGCCAATTTCACACACCAGCGCATTCCTGGAATATTATTTAAATAAAGGGTTTATTCGAAATAAGTTTTTTTGCATGTGAGGAATAGTGTTTCAACCCGTGAAACACTATTTAAAAATGAGACAATTTTTTTACTGCAGACTCTTGACAAGCTCTGTACAGTACGCAATGGCCTCTTGCCGCTCATGATAAAAACGGAACACATTTTTAAACCCAAAAGTATTGAATACCTGGTCGACATTCTCACTGCAACCGCCGATACAAATATCACCTTTTTTCTGCCGGACATCCTGAATCCGGGCAATGAGTATCCCCAGGCTGGCACTGTTGATGCTCCGCAGCTTGGAAAAATCCAGCACACAGACCGGTGTCTCCATCGCGCAAATCTCATCCATCTTTTGCTCAAAATTATTTGTCTGGGTGATATCTAAAAAACCATCCAAAGCCAAAACAACAATCCCGGCATCATGTTCAATCATAAAATTCAAAAAGAGTTTTCTCATGGTTGGCAAACCCACCCGCTTCCTTAATTTCCAGGCCAAGCCGGCGACAGGCCCATTTTTCAGACACCCGGCCCGGCATACCTATGATGAATACAGAACGAAAAATATTACATAAAATTTCACTAAAATCAATCTCCATTCCAAAGCGGGGAAAAATTATTTAAAATTTTCGAGCTTATATACCTTGATTTTGCGCCAGAGCGTGGAACGGCTGATACCCAGACTTTTGGCCGTCTCTGTCTGGTTTCCTTCAAAACGGGTCAGCGCCTGCTTGATCAAATCTTCTTCGGCCTGCTGGATATTAACGGTTTTTTCTTTCCGTGATCCTTCCAATGCCAATTGCCCCCGTTGATACACTTGCGGCGGCAGCGAGGTTTTCTCAATGATATTGCTATTTGCCAGAATCACACCATGTTGAATGATATTTTCCAATTCCCGGATATTGCCGGGATAATCATATTTCATCAAACCAAAAAGTGCATCCCGCGTGATGGAAATAACGTTTTTCTTAAATCTTTTATTATACTTATTTAAAAAATATTTCACCAGCGGTGCAATATCCTCGACGCGTTCCCGCAAGGGCGGCACATGAATATTTACCACATTAATACGATAGTAAAGGTCCATTCTAAATCGCCCGGCTTCAATCTCTTCGAGCAAGTCACGATGGGTGGCGGCTAAAACCCTAATATTCACGCGGGTCTCCTCGGAGCTTCCCAAAGGCCGAATACTGCCATCCTCTAAAACCCGGAGCAATTTGACTTGCAATGCCGGCGAGAGTTCCCCGATCTCATCAAGAAAAAAAGTTCCGCCATCGGCCTGTTCAAACAATCCCGGCCGATCAGCTGTCGCACCGGTAAACGCGCCTTTACGAAATCCAAACAGCTCCGACTCCAGCAGCGATTCCGGAATGGCACCACAATTCACCGCCACAAAGGTTTTATTGGCCCGCTCTGATAAACGATGCACACTGCGTGCCACGATCTCCTTGCCCACGCCGGTCTCACCGGTAATTAAAACCGGGGAATCCGTTGGTGCCACACGGGCCGCCAATAAAAAAGCATGCCGGACACCCGCGCTCTCTCCAACAATTTCGCCCTCGCTAAACTCCGGTAATATGCCGGCTGGTATCCAGCGCTGATGACCGTTGCCTGCCACCCGTTCCCATTCGCCCATCACTTGCTTTAGCGCGCTCTGGTTCAACGGTAAGGTTAAATAAAAATCTGCGCCGCGGCGAATGGCGTCTGCGGCATTGGCAATCGTATCTTCCGGGGTAAGCCAGAGGATGTGCTGCATACTTTGCTCGCGTAAAATAGAAACCAAATCCATATCACCGCCCACCGTCCGCGCATCCAGTACCACGAGTAAATAATTCTGGGAGCTAACCCGGTCAAGCAGCATCTCTTTTCCACGAATTTCGTCACAGATATATTTGGAACCACCCAAATCCTTCTTGAGCAAATCCTTCAGTTTCCGGTCATCTGAAAAAATCATTACTTTTTCCATACAGCCTATGCTTTCTCTTGCTTTGGTTTCTTTGACGTAAAAAAAATACGCCAGACAAATTCCACCAACCGGATCATTCGCGGTATCCGGCTGGGCTCCTGAATAACACGGAACACCCATTCCATCCCAACACGTTGCATCCAGCGCGGCGCCCGTTTCAGTGCGCCGGACAGAACATCAAAACTTCCGCCTACACCCATGGCCACACCGACTTGCAAGTCGTTGCGGTAGGTGTCTAAAAAAAATTCCTGCCTCGGCTGACCCAGCCCGACCAACAAAAGACCGGCACCCGAGTGATTGATCCGGTTGACAATTTCAGCATCCTGATCCGGCTCCCAAAACCCGGCACAACTGCCCGCGATTGAAATCCCCGGAATCACCTGGCGTAATTTCTGAGCCGCTTTTTCCGCCACGCCGGGCCCGCTTCCCAGTAAAAAAACACTCTGCTTTTCCTTGGCGCAGATGCGGGATAAATCCAAAATCAAATCAACCCCGGGAACACGTTCAGCTTTTTTGCCGGTCAACCGGTGAATTGCCCAAACCGCACCAACACCGTCCGCCAACAGAAGATTGCCGCGATACAATACCTGCGCATAATGCCTGTCTTTTTCAGCAGCCAGCAATGTCAATGCATTGATTGTATAAACGGTCTGGCATGCCATCCAATCCTCTCTCCGGGCTGCTTTAACTATTTTTTAATATCCTGGTCCATTTGTCCAGGAAACTTTCCTAAAAGACCCCTGCTGTCCTCATTCACAAAACACCCTATTGCCAAGCCGGTCGGAATGCTGTATTACTCAATTTGAACAAAACTACTAAAAGACTTAGCCCTCGATTATTTCCCGCATATATGCCAACAGGGATTCTCGTGCAGCCTTATCCTGCAACGCAAATGCCAGCGTTGCCTTAACAAATTCCAGTTTATTGCCAATATCATGCCGGACACCTTCAAACTGCCAGGCATAAATTTTCTGCAAACGGTTCAACCGGCGCAATGCATCGGTTAATTGAATTTCGCCGCCGGCACCCGGCCGGGTTTTCTCCAACAGGCTAAAAATTTCCGGGGTCAGAATATACCGTCCCACAATCCCTAAACGGGAAGGTGCCTTGGACGGTTCGGGTTTTTCCACCAGATCCCGGACATTAAAAAGACGGTTCCCGATTTTTCGCGGTTTAATAATGCCATAGGCTTTGGTCCTTGGCAAAGGAACTTCTTCAACCGCCAGTACAGATGATTGATATTTTTCCCATACTGCCAGTAATTGTTGAATCGCCGGTTTGGGATGATCAATAATATCGTCCCCTAAAAAAACCGCAAAAGCATCATCCCCCACAAAACTCTTGGCACATAATACCGCATGTCCCAAACCACGGGGTTCTTTTTGCCGGACATAGTGCAAGTTGACCATTGCGGAAATATCGCGAATGGATTTTAATTCACTTTTTTTCCCTTGCATCCGGAGGGTTTCTTCCAATTCGACCGACCGGTCAAAATGATTTTCAATCGCCTGTTTCCCCCTGCCGGTAATCACCAGGATGTCGGTAATCCCGGCGGCCACTGCTTCTTCCACAATATATTGAATTGCCGGCTTATCATAAATAGGCAGCATTTCCTTGGGCTGGGCCTTGGTGGCCGGTAAAAACCGCGTACCCAATCCAGCGGCAGGCACCACGGCTTTGGTTATTTTTTTAATTTTAGACTTATGTGACATCGGTTGCTTCCTTGGTCTAGTCGTCATCCAGCACCTCGGTTTTTTCATTGATTTTCAACAACGCCTCAATATCCCGGCTGGTGGAACAGGCCAACGCTTTCTCTGCCAGCTCACGACATTCAGCAAAATAATTTTCCCGAATACTTTTTTTGATCTGCGGAATAAAAGACGGCTCGGTCGAAAACTCATCCAGCCCCATTCCAACCAGCAACGGTGTCAACAAGGGGTCCGCCGCCATCTCACCACACATCCCAACCCACATCCGCTCATTGTGCGCCGCTTGCACCACCTGCTTAATAAGCCGTAAAATGGCGGGATGGAGCGGATTATATAAATAAGCCACCTTTTCATTAACCCGGTCGGCTGCGATCGTATATTGAATCAAATCATTGGTCCCGATGGAAAAAAAACTCGCTTCACGGGCTAAAAGATCAGCAGTCATCGCCGCCGCCGGCAGCTCAATCATGATGCCGAC
This window of the bacterium genome carries:
- the metK gene encoding methionine adenosyltransferase, yielding MDYNGNFYFTSESVTEGHPDKMADQISDAILDAVLAQDPKSRVACETLLTTGLVVVSGEVTTKAVVDVQPIVRKVIADIGYNDTSAGFDANTCAVLSTIHTQSEDIAMGVDRDGAGDQGMMFGYASRETPEYMPLPIVLSHKLVKRLADVRKQGKLKYLRPDGKSQVSIEYRNGKPYRVEAVVLSTQHAENVSQMKIKQDMLRDVIKPMIPAKLLDKKTKYFVNPTGKFVVGGPHGDTGLTGRKIIVDTYGGMGRHGGGAFSGKDPSKVDRSAAYMARYVAKNIVAARLAERCEVQLSYAIGVAEPTSVMVNTFGTHTIPEKEIEKIVRKHFSLTPKGIIAHLKLRRPGYRKTAVYGHFGQSAFTWEKLDKVAAVQKSAAPFLRKKK
- a CDS encoding DegQ family serine endoprotease, with the translated sequence MKKTVKPFYLLGVLFAVLMAGRTTLHAAPEMVPVSFADVAEQAGPAVVNISTVRIVQSPFSTPQNMFGDPSMQEFFEHFFGPQVYRNAPPQKSTSLGSGVIVAQEGYVLTNNHVVEKADEILVKLKDGKEYKAKLVGSDASTDLAVLKLSGRKKWPSVEMGDSDKVRVGDWVIAMGSPFGLEQTVTSGIISAKGRTIGRGPYDEFIQTDASINPGNSGGPLIDMSGNVIGINTMIVSRSGGSLGIGFAIPVNMAKRIYNDIRNTGAAQRGWLGIYIQELTPQLARQFKVGKIQGVLLSAVVENGPADRAGMRPKDIIVSFNGRKVATPNELQRLVAKTRKKEKIWVTVLRSGSRKRLKIKIGDQANTAGKLKAGSRQAAKPPKQEKDVLGFRGRDVTKDDAKQLRTKNLEGVLVTSVKAGSPAEGAGIQAGDIIREINQQVVKNRQMLEQAYGKLKPGDELLIKIERQDYPIYMVMKIPEK
- the dnaK gene encoding molecular chaperone DnaK, yielding MGKVLGIDLGTTNSCMAVMQGGEAVVIPNAEGGRTTSSIVGFTKSGERLVGQSAKRQAVTNPENTVFSIKRVMGRKYAESREDEHNVPYKTKAGKNGDVQVVAQGREYVPPEISAMILQKLKTDAESYLGEKVTEVVITVPAYFNDSQRQATKDAGKIAGLDVLRIINEPTAASLAYGLDKKKNEKIAVYDLGGGTFDISVLELGDGVFEVKSTHGDTQLGGDDFDQVIIDWLAGEFKKENGLDLRTDKMALQRLKEGAEKAKCELSSTMQTEINLPFITADSSGPKHLNITLTRAKLEQLVGDLVARTMIPVEKALHDAGLTTSEIQEVILVGGQTRMPLVQEKVKAFFSQEPHKGVNPDEVVAIGAAIQAGVLKGDVKDVLLLDVTPLSLGIETLGNVSTKLIERNTTIPTRKSEVFSTAADNQSTVEVHVLQGEREMARDNKTIGHFHLDGIAPAPRGVPQIEVTFDIDANGILHVSAKDRGTGKEQKITITASSGLEQSDIDQMVKDAEAHANEDKVQRTLIDARNQGDQMVYQVEKTLQEGGDKISPANKAEVEGAVAVLKSAIQGNDPQAIQAATEDVQKKIQKISSEMHQPSGQDGGMGQASDTASSAGSDPVEEDKTVDADYEVVDK
- a CDS encoding STAS domain-containing protein; the encoded protein is MRKLFLNFMIEHDAGIVVLALDGFLDITQTNNFEQKMDEICAMETPVCVLDFSKLRSINSASLGILIARIQDVRQKKGDICIGGCSENVDQVFNTFGFKNVFRFYHERQEAIAYCTELVKSLQ
- a CDS encoding sigma-54 dependent transcriptional regulator; this encodes MEKVMIFSDDRKLKDLLKKDLGGSKYICDEIRGKEMLLDRVSSQNYLLVVLDARTVGGDMDLVSILREQSMQHILWLTPEDTIANAADAIRRGADFYLTLPLNQSALKQVMGEWERVAGNGHQRWIPAGILPEFSEGEIVGESAGVRHAFLLAARVAPTDSPVLITGETGVGKEIVARSVHRLSERANKTFVAVNCGAIPESLLESELFGFRKGAFTGATADRPGLFEQADGGTFFLDEIGELSPALQVKLLRVLEDGSIRPLGSSEETRVNIRVLAATHRDLLEEIEAGRFRMDLYYRINVVNIHVPPLRERVEDIAPLVKYFLNKYNKRFKKNVISITRDALFGLMKYDYPGNIRELENIIQHGVILANSNIIEKTSLPPQVYQRGQLALEGSRKEKTVNIQQAEEDLIKQALTRFEGNQTETAKSLGISRSTLWRKIKVYKLENFK
- a CDS encoding WecB/TagA/CpsF family glycosyltransferase, which produces MACQTVYTINALTLLAAEKDRHYAQVLYRGNLLLADGVGAVWAIHRLTGKKAERVPGVDLILDLSRICAKEKQSVFLLGSGPGVAEKAAQKLRQVIPGISIAGSCAGFWEPDQDAEIVNRINHSGAGLLLVGLGQPRQEFFLDTYRNDLQVGVAMGVGGSFDVLSGALKRAPRWMQRVGMEWVFRVIQEPSRIPRMIRLVEFVWRIFFTSKKPKQEKA
- the galU gene encoding UTP--glucose-1-phosphate uridylyltransferase GalU yields the protein MSHKSKIKKITKAVVPAAGLGTRFLPATKAQPKEMLPIYDKPAIQYIVEEAVAAGITDILVITGRGKQAIENHFDRSVELEETLRMQGKKSELKSIRDISAMVNLHYVRQKEPRGLGHAVLCAKSFVGDDAFAVFLGDDIIDHPKPAIQQLLAVWEKYQSSVLAVEEVPLPRTKAYGIIKPRKIGNRLFNVRDLVEKPEPSKAPSRLGIVGRYILTPEIFSLLEKTRPGAGGEIQLTDALRRLNRLQKIYAWQFEGVRHDIGNKLEFVKATLAFALQDKAARESLLAYMREIIEG